The Pirellulales bacterium genome includes the window TTATCACTCTTGCAAAAGGGACACTTCATACGGATGGCAGCGGCGTCAAAGTCGCGTCCGAGGGCGGTTACGAGTTGGATTCACTATACCTGGACCCGTTGCTTTCGACAGCCGCCCCGACCGGCCGGCGCACCGGCCGCGGGGCCGCTCGTATGCCTCCTGGCGTCGACAGCCGCCGGCGAAACAAGCAGAATACGGTGCACGGCGACCCGGCTTGGGTCCCAAGCTTTGGCCGCCGCCGACGAACATCCGTTAGAAAACCATGCGCCGCGCCGGCGCAAGCGTCTGGAGCTACCGAAGAATGTCCACCTCACAACCCGGCAAGCATCCGGCCGCCCCAGCGGGCGATGCAGCCTCCACCCCGAGTACCGCCGAGCGATTTCGCCAGGCTGCCACAGGCAGGCTCGATGCGCCCGAAGAGGATGTCTGGCAGGGCAGCTACTCGCCGCGGGCCATGATCGACACTTGGGCGATCTGTGGCCTGGTCACTTTGGCGGCGCTGATCGCGGCGGCCATCCTGCTGCACGACCCGTTGACCTGGACGGCCGTGGTCGTGGCCATCGTCGTGATCTGGTCGATCCCGGTGTTCACCTTGCTCTACCGCCGGATGTCGATCTCTTACCGACTGACAACCCAGCGCCTGTTCCACGAGCACGGCATTCTCAGCCGCACAATCGACCGTACTGAACTGATCCGCATCGACGATCTGTCAATTAGGCAAGGGTTGTTCGAGCGGCTGATCACCGGAACCGGCACGATCAAGGTGATCTCCTCGCGCGACGCGACCGACAAGGACCTCGAGCTGCGCGGGATCGAGAACGTGCGCGACGTGTTTTCCAAGATCGACGCAGCGCGACG containing:
- a CDS encoding PH domain-containing protein gives rise to the protein MSTSQPGKHPAAPAGDAASTPSTAERFRQAATGRLDAPEEDVWQGSYSPRAMIDTWAICGLVTLAALIAAAILLHDPLTWTAVVVAIVVIWSIPVFTLLYRRMSISYRLTTQRLFHEHGILSRTIDRTELIRIDDLSIRQGLFERLITGTGTIKVISSRDATDKDLELRGIENVRDVFSKIDAARRNEKTRRSLQVDEGYLPPHLGESLT